Proteins co-encoded in one Pyxidicoccus xibeiensis genomic window:
- a CDS encoding collagen-like protein produces MSSRLVRRAVLSLVLSLTACKEAESGTPGPQGPAGERGPTGPAGERGEQGPAGERGLPGEPGVAGAAGEQGLQGLMGPAGERGAQGPQGLQGERGLPGPMGATGERGPQGERGAAGERGETGERGPEGAAGPTGPQGVPGPAGERGPSGLDYKRIVVVAAGATPAEGGTALRAAIDGITVGAGETWVVKLEPGIYDVGATPLQLKQDVFLEGSGEDATVVRSSAATQGTVVGASGVLLTRLTVMNTGGGDSSVAIFSTAPFLDLHDVVAVANNGTSVTYGINMRNAQGTFENVRAFANSPPAGVAGGLRCTDCSLNLMESYAEGKGGDFATGVLTLRGTVYLRNVTASATGSQHNYGVYAAGTVAMAGVEGVARGGAFAAGVYAEFAHVSARNSVLSGTGATESLGFDSANTTDTRYSATFQGSTLTGTTHSVRAVRGFDVRIGTSMLAGGPATLVSINNSLVCVNTHDEFYTAPGAQGVCP; encoded by the coding sequence GTGAGCAGTCGCCTCGTTCGCCGTGCCGTGCTGTCGCTCGTCCTGTCCCTCACCGCGTGCAAGGAGGCGGAGAGCGGAACCCCGGGGCCCCAGGGGCCCGCCGGTGAGCGCGGCCCCACGGGCCCCGCCGGTGAGCGTGGGGAGCAGGGCCCCGCCGGTGAGCGCGGACTCCCGGGTGAGCCGGGCGTCGCGGGTGCCGCCGGTGAGCAGGGGCTTCAGGGGCTCATGGGCCCCGCGGGTGAGCGTGGCGCGCAGGGGCCTCAGGGGCTCCAGGGCGAGCGCGGCCTCCCGGGCCCCATGGGCGCGACGGGCGAGCGCGGTCCCCAGGGCGAGCGGGGCGCGGCGGGGGAGCGCGGCGAGACCGGTGAGCGTGGGCCCGAGGGTGCCGCGGGCCCGACGGGTCCGCAGGGTGTTCCGGGGCCGGCGGGTGAGCGCGGGCCGAGTGGCCTCGACTACAAGCGCATCGTGGTGGTGGCCGCGGGGGCGACGCCGGCCGAGGGTGGCACCGCGCTCCGCGCCGCGATTGACGGCATCACCGTGGGCGCCGGGGAGACGTGGGTGGTGAAGCTGGAGCCCGGCATCTACGACGTGGGCGCCACGCCGCTGCAGCTCAAGCAGGACGTGTTCCTGGAGGGCTCGGGGGAGGACGCCACGGTGGTGCGCTCCTCCGCCGCCACGCAGGGCACCGTGGTGGGGGCCTCGGGCGTGCTGCTGACGCGGCTGACGGTGATGAACACCGGCGGTGGCGACAGCTCCGTCGCCATCTTCAGCACCGCGCCGTTCCTGGACCTGCACGACGTGGTGGCGGTGGCGAACAACGGCACGTCCGTCACGTACGGCATCAACATGAGGAACGCGCAGGGCACCTTCGAGAACGTGCGGGCCTTCGCCAACAGCCCCCCGGCGGGCGTCGCGGGGGGCCTTCGCTGCACGGACTGCTCGCTGAACCTCATGGAGTCCTACGCCGAGGGCAAGGGCGGTGACTTCGCCACCGGCGTGTTGACGCTGCGGGGCACCGTCTACCTGCGCAACGTGACTGCCAGCGCGACGGGCTCGCAGCACAACTACGGCGTGTACGCGGCGGGCACCGTGGCCATGGCCGGGGTGGAGGGCGTGGCGCGCGGCGGTGCCTTCGCGGCGGGTGTCTACGCGGAGTTCGCCCACGTCTCCGCGCGCAACAGCGTGCTCAGCGGCACCGGAGCCACGGAGTCGCTCGGCTTCGACAGCGCGAACACCACCGACACGCGCTACAGCGCCACGTTCCAGGGCTCGACGCTCACGGGCACCACGCACAGCGTGCGCGCCGTCCGGGGCTTCGACGTGCGCATCGGCACCTCGATGCTGGCGGGCGGTCCGGCCACGCTGGTGAGCATCAACAACTCGCTCGTCTGCGTGAACACGCACGACGAGTTCTACACGGCGCCGGGGGCCCAGGGCGTCTGCCCGTAA